A window of the Candidatus Nitrosotalea okcheonensis genome harbors these coding sequences:
- the meaB gene encoding methylmalonyl Co-A mutase-associated GTPase MeaB, producing MDIVTEIKKGNRRAIARAISIIENNEKDAKSIIKKIFKNSGNSMKIGITGPAGAGKSTLINRTSLELNKLGYKTAVLAIDPTSHITGGAILGDRVRMTESTDSGTYIRSMASRGATGAISTSLRNSIRILEYAGFNPIIIESVGAGQTEVDIEKVVDMTVVVFNPNTGDSIQTIKAGLTEIGDVYLINKSDLPGSNQLFDSVRDFIGMSEKNPVVMMVSAKSNKGVAEFAKKLVEIMKSRQKTKAKEEASKLDLELRDIVLNNVKNKVTTMLDSSKSYATYLKKVQSRKIDPFEAADKISKGLV from the coding sequence ATGGATATTGTGACAGAGATCAAGAAAGGAAATCGACGGGCAATTGCACGTGCCATATCTATAATTGAAAATAACGAGAAAGACGCTAAATCCATCATAAAAAAGATCTTCAAAAATTCTGGCAACTCTATGAAAATCGGTATCACTGGGCCTGCTGGGGCAGGCAAGAGCACTCTGATAAATAGAACAAGCCTTGAACTAAACAAACTAGGTTATAAGACCGCTGTTCTTGCAATAGATCCTACTAGTCATATTACTGGAGGCGCAATACTTGGGGATAGAGTACGAATGACTGAATCTACAGATTCTGGTACCTATATTCGAAGCATGGCATCAAGGGGTGCAACTGGTGCTATTTCTACATCGCTTAGAAACAGCATTAGAATCTTAGAGTATGCAGGATTCAATCCAATAATAATTGAAAGCGTGGGGGCAGGACAGACAGAAGTTGATATTGAAAAAGTTGTAGACATGACAGTTGTTGTCTTTAATCCAAATACTGGAGATAGCATCCAAACAATAAAGGCTGGTCTTACAGAGATCGGAGATGTTTATTTGATAAACAAGAGCGACTTGCCTGGTTCAAATCAACTCTTTGACTCTGTACGCGATTTTATTGGCATGTCTGAAAAAAACCCGGTTGTAATGATGGTGTCAGCAAAATCAAACAAGGGGGTTGCCGAATTTGCAAAAAAATTGGTAGAGATCATGAAATCTAGACAAAAAACTAAGGCTAAAGAGGAGGCTTCAAAACTAGACTTAGAACTGCGAGATATTGTTTTAAATAATGTCAAAAATAAAGTGACAACCATGCTTGACTCAAGCAAGTCATATGCCACATATTTGAAAAAAGTTCAATCAAGAAAAATTGATCCATTTGAGGCAGCAGATAAAATATCAAAGGGGTTAGTGTGA
- a CDS encoding acyl-CoA mutase large subunit family protein, which translates to MKSIKTDSNITVKRFYDSKVKPKSKTEEPGKYPYTRGIHPGMYRDRLWTMRQYTGFGTAEQTNQRFKYLLERGQTGLSMAFDLPTQIGYDADDSHAEGEVGKVGVSITSLKDMMKCFDGIPLDKVSTSMTINSTASTLLALYIATGEKQGVDSKQLRGTTQNDILKEYIARNTYIYPPRPSMRLIGDMIEYCSKKVPQWYPISISGYHMREAGCNAVQEVAFTLANAIEYIETCVDRGLKIDSFAPRLSFFFCCTSEFLEEIAKFRAARRIYAKILKDRFHAKDKRSIQLKFHVQTSGESLTAQQPDNNIIRVAIQSMAAVLGGCQSLHTNSKDEALALPTEAAVKIALRTQQIVGHESGITKTVDPLAGSYYVENLTDTIEAEANKYLKKIDRMGGSLVGIERGFFQSEIRQNAYRLKKEIDGGDRVIVGVNKFTDTTKEKPDIMKIDGSIQTQQMENLKELRNTRDTSKVEHALERMKSAADKDENLMPFILDAVNNYATLGEISNTFREVFGIYQPRETF; encoded by the coding sequence ATGAAATCTATCAAGACTGATTCTAATATTACTGTAAAACGATTCTATGATTCAAAGGTAAAGCCGAAAAGTAAAACAGAGGAACCCGGAAAATATCCTTACACTCGAGGAATCCATCCTGGGATGTATAGAGACCGACTCTGGACGATGAGACAATACACTGGTTTTGGCACTGCAGAGCAAACAAATCAAAGATTCAAGTATTTACTTGAGAGGGGTCAGACAGGTCTTTCAATGGCATTTGACTTGCCAACACAGATTGGTTATGATGCCGATGATTCACATGCAGAAGGCGAAGTGGGTAAGGTTGGAGTATCCATCACTTCTCTAAAAGATATGATGAAATGTTTTGACGGAATTCCTCTTGACAAAGTAAGCACCTCTATGACAATCAATTCAACTGCATCTACATTGCTTGCACTATACATTGCAACCGGGGAAAAACAAGGGGTAGACAGTAAGCAATTGCGAGGTACAACACAAAATGATATTTTAAAAGAATACATTGCACGAAATACGTACATCTATCCACCGCGTCCATCGATGAGGTTGATTGGAGACATGATTGAATATTGTTCAAAGAAAGTTCCCCAATGGTATCCAATATCCATATCTGGTTATCACATGCGAGAAGCTGGATGTAATGCTGTACAAGAAGTTGCTTTCACTCTTGCAAACGCAATAGAATACATAGAGACATGTGTTGATAGGGGATTAAAAATTGATAGCTTTGCACCAAGACTTTCATTTTTCTTTTGTTGTACAAGTGAATTCTTGGAAGAGATCGCAAAATTCCGTGCCGCACGAAGAATTTATGCCAAGATACTAAAAGACCGTTTTCATGCAAAAGACAAAAGATCCATCCAATTAAAGTTCCATGTACAAACAAGTGGAGAGTCTCTTACAGCTCAGCAGCCTGATAATAACATCATACGCGTAGCAATCCAGTCAATGGCTGCAGTTCTTGGAGGGTGCCAATCGCTTCATACCAATTCAAAAGATGAGGCACTTGCCTTACCGACTGAAGCTGCAGTCAAAATTGCACTACGAACTCAACAGATTGTGGGACATGAAAGTGGTATTACAAAAACCGTTGATCCTCTTGCCGGCTCGTACTATGTTGAAAACCTAACTGATACTATAGAGGCAGAGGCAAACAAGTACCTCAAGAAAATAGATCGAATGGGTGGCTCGCTTGTGGGGATAGAGAGAGGCTTTTTCCAATCTGAGATTAGGCAGAATGCTTACCGTCTAAAGAAGGAGATTGATGGTGGAGACAGGGTAATAGTTGGTGTCAACAAGTTTACCGATACTACAAAAGAAAAACCAGATATCATGAAGATTGATGGAAGTATTCAAACACAACAAATGGAGAATCTTAAAGAACTCCGCAACACTCGTGACACTAGTAAAGTTGAACATGCACTTGAAAGAATGAAGAGTGCGGCAGACAAGGATGAAAATCTAATGCCGTTTATCTTGGATGCTGTAAATAATTATGCCACGTTAGGAGAAATAAGTAATACATTCCGTGAGGTCTTTGGGATTTACCAACCAAGGGAGACATTCTAG
- the mce gene encoding methylmalonyl-CoA epimerase: MRLDHVAIAVNNLDAAVKQYKEVLGVGDVEFETVESEGVRVAILHLNNSRIELMEAIRETSPIKKFLLTKGEGLHHIALETEGIEKEVDRMKVCGIKFLGEIRPGSRGTKIIFMHPKSLHGVLAELCSHPKS, encoded by the coding sequence ATGAGGCTTGATCATGTTGCAATCGCAGTAAATAACTTGGATGCTGCAGTAAAACAGTACAAAGAAGTCTTGGGGGTTGGCGACGTAGAATTTGAGACTGTGGAATCGGAAGGGGTTAGAGTTGCAATACTTCATCTAAATAACTCACGAATTGAACTCATGGAGGCTATACGGGAAACAAGTCCCATCAAGAAATTCTTGTTGACAAAAGGAGAAGGACTGCATCATATAGCACTTGAAACAGAGGGCATTGAAAAAGAGGTTGACAGGATGAAAGTGTGTGGAATAAAGTTTCTTGGTGAAATTAGGCCGGGCTCGCGTGGCACAAAAATAATATTTATGCACCCGAAATCGCTTCATGGCGTAT